GCATTCTGCTCTGCAAACAAACGATTGATCAGCGATAACGGTGCGGAAGGCGCAACTGCCACCACTGTATTGTGCATGACATCCTGTACACACGGGAGATTCATAGTAACTCCTTATTGCCAGCGCTTAGATCGTGGATTGAAGTCATCGGCGGTCGCGTGATAGCTTTGAAAAGCGGCTGTGGTCAAGGTAAATGTTTGACGTGGCAAGGATTAGGGTTGTTGCAGCCGTCAGCGTTAAGTGGTTTATACACCGCTTGACGGACCACACGTGTGTTTGACGCTCAGCCATCGTACCCTACCCGTGTGTCAGGTACGGTCACACCACAAGAGACGATCCGCTCCGCTGCAAATCGCGGATTTCCACACTACCATCTCGATCAATGCGGCGTGCCAGCGGTTTATCAAGGATCGACAGGGCTACCGAGGACCAGAGAACAAGGGAGCACCAGAGCACGGGAACCGGGGATCACATGGGCACGCAACGCAGAACTCAAACCGTCCTGACCCCCGGACGTTGAACTCGAAGCCTGGAACCGATGTTTCCCGACCATCCGCCGTGATTCCGCGCTAGAATTGCAGCACAACCCGGCCCTGGACATCGCCACTCCGCAGCCGATCGAAAACCGAGTTGATCGCTTCCAGCGGCTCGACCTCGGTGGTCGCCTGGATCTTACCCGCAGCAGCAAATTCCAGCGCTTCCTGCAAATCTTTGCGCGTGCCGACGATCGAGCCGCGAATGGTCAGCCGCCGCAGCACGACATCAAAGATCGGAGTGGAAAAATCGCCTGGCGGCAGGCCAACCAGTACGCAGGTGCCGCCCCGCCGCAGCATCCCGATCGCCTGACGGAACGCGCCGGACGAGGCTGCCGTGATCAGCACGCCGTGCGCGCCGCCGATCTGCCGCTGAATCTCCGCGACCGGATCGGCTCTCGCCGCGTTGATCACCACCTCCGCGCCCAGCTCGCGCGCGAGCGCCAGCTTGTCGTCGGCAATATCCACCGCCGCAATACGGCGGCCCATTGCCTGCGCGTACTGCACGGCGATATGGCCCAGCCCGCCGATGCCCGAAATCACCACCCAGTCGCCGGGCTTCGTGTCGGTTTCTTTCAACCCTTTATACGTGGTCACGCCAGCGCACAG
This sequence is a window from Herpetosiphonaceae bacterium. Protein-coding genes within it:
- the adhP gene encoding alcohol dehydrogenase AdhP, with translation MRQTMKAAVVHSFHEPLTIEHVAVPTPGPGQVLIRVVASGVCHTDLHAADGDWPIRPRLPFIPGHEGVGYVAALGSGITLLKEGDRVGVPWLHSACGACEYCLTGWETLCPEQQNTGYSVDGSYAEYIVAPARYVGRLPDALGFVDAAPILCAGVTTYKGLKETDTKPGDWVVISGIGGLGHIAVQYAQAMGRRIAAVDIADDKLALARELGAEVVINAARADPVAEIQRQIGGAHGVLITAASSGAFRQAIGMLRRGGTCVLVGLPPGDFSTPIFDVVLRRLTIRGSIVGTRKDLQEALEFAAAGKIQATTEVEPLEAINSVFDRLRSGDVQGRVVLQF